Proteins encoded in a region of the Chryseobacterium piperi genome:
- a CDS encoding YncE family protein produces MKITRLLQLLFATVLLFNISCSTDSSFTLPEITYENGFLITNEGNYGKPNAEVTFVSRDLTFSQNNIFSKNNNGSQLGDVLQAAAFSGDKAYLLLNNSNKIQVVNRYTFKSVGEITNQINYPRYIAVANNNVYVTNDQYQAAKYLSIYKTSDLSFVKKIAFTENVERIVEAGGNIFIQNASFGFGNKITYINTSSNTVQSTITLPNGNINRTISYNSNVYVIASTTTDSYIYQISGTGNITKTTKLTGIANATNLQIEGGKYFFSSANKVYSMDMNTTTVPTAPIITAVDGGQFYTLYGFSVVDGKIFTSDVKGFTEDSEVTVYNTLGTKIKSFTTGKGTNGVYLN; encoded by the coding sequence ATGAAAATAACTAGACTTTTACAGCTTTTATTTGCCACCGTATTATTATTCAATATTTCGTGTAGTACCGACAGTAGTTTCACTCTTCCCGAAATTACATATGAAAATGGGTTTCTAATTACCAATGAAGGGAATTATGGAAAACCTAATGCCGAGGTAACTTTTGTTTCCAGAGATTTAACTTTTAGCCAAAACAATATTTTTTCTAAAAATAATAATGGAAGCCAGCTAGGAGATGTTCTACAAGCTGCTGCATTCAGTGGAGATAAAGCTTATTTGTTATTAAACAATTCAAATAAAATCCAGGTAGTTAACCGCTATACTTTTAAAAGTGTAGGCGAAATTACCAATCAGATTAATTATCCCCGTTATATTGCTGTTGCTAATAATAATGTTTATGTAACCAATGATCAATACCAAGCAGCAAAATATCTAAGTATCTATAAAACTTCGGATTTATCGTTTGTAAAAAAAATAGCTTTCACAGAGAATGTTGAAAGAATTGTAGAAGCAGGAGGAAATATTTTTATTCAGAATGCAAGCTTTGGTTTTGGAAATAAAATTACATACATCAATACTTCCAGTAATACAGTACAGTCTACAATAACATTACCCAACGGAAATATTAACAGAACAATTTCCTACAACTCAAATGTCTATGTTATTGCTTCAACAACTACAGATTCTTACATCTACCAGATTTCAGGTACAGGAAATATTACCAAAACGACAAAACTAACAGGTATTGCCAATGCTACGAATCTTCAGATTGAAGGCGGAAAATATTTCTTCTCTTCAGCCAATAAAGTATATTCAATGGATATGAATACTACGACAGTTCCTACAGCGCCTATTATTACGGCAGTAGATGGTGGTCAGTTTTATACATTGTATGGATTCAGCGTTGTAGATGGTAAAATTTTCACATCTGACGTTAAAGGCTTTACTGAAGATAGTGAAGTTACTGTTTATAACACTTTAGGAACTAAAATTAAGTCCTTCACAACAGGTAAAGGAACTAATGGCGTTTATTTAAACTAA
- a CDS encoding L-threonylcarbamoyladenylate synthase, producing MENIINILKSGGTILYPTDTIWGIGCDATNIEAVNKIFDIKKREKNKSMIILVESEKRLQDLVDVPEMAWEIIDLSEKPVTIVYENPKGLPKELLAEDGSIGIRLVKNDFCKKLISKLNKPLVSTSANFSGDKSPLKFSDISSEIINLVDYAVEEDREKVSKYSGSSVIKIWSDNRIKVLRE from the coding sequence ATGGAAAACATCATCAATATATTAAAATCAGGAGGGACGATTCTTTATCCTACAGATACTATTTGGGGGATAGGTTGTGATGCAACTAATATAGAGGCAGTCAATAAAATCTTTGACATTAAGAAGCGGGAAAAGAACAAATCTATGATCATTCTGGTAGAGTCAGAAAAAAGGCTCCAGGATTTGGTTGATGTACCTGAAATGGCCTGGGAAATTATTGATCTCAGTGAGAAACCTGTAACCATTGTTTATGAAAACCCCAAAGGTTTGCCAAAAGAATTGTTAGCTGAAGATGGGAGCATTGGAATCCGTTTGGTAAAAAACGATTTCTGTAAAAAGCTTATCTCAAAATTAAATAAACCTCTAGTTTCTACTTCGGCTAATTTTAGCGGTGATAAAAGCCCATTAAAATTTTCAGATATTTCTTCTGAGATCATTAATTTAGTTGATTATGCTGTAGAAGAAGACCGTGAAAAAGTTTCAAAATACTCAGGTTCTTCCGTTATAAAAATATGGAGTGATAACAGAATAAAAGTACTTAGGGAATAA
- a CDS encoding CCA tRNA nucleotidyltransferase, with the protein MFINLSQNKNLKLFKIISEVASRNNQSVYIVGGYVRDLLMKRKASTDIDFVTEQSGIELAQSVAREIDPKLKVSVFKTYGTAMIKYKDLELEFVGARKESYTENSRKPEVEGGTLEDDQKRRDFTINAMAISLNKDNFGELIDPFNGVEDLENKILRTPLEPAQTYSDDPLRMMRAVRFASTLQFTIEENSLSAINQEAERIKIVSMERIMVEFNKIMLSEKPSIGLRLLEQTGLLHYIIPELIELKGVEEVEGQTHKDNFYHTLEVVDNISIHTDKLWLRWAALLHDIGKAPTKKFVEGTGWTFHGHEFLGSKMAKTLFQRLKLPLGPDLKYVQKMVKLSSRPIALITDDASDSALRRLLFDAGEDMEDLFTLCKADITTKNSKKQEKFKRNFEYVAVKIKEVEEKDHVRNFQPPISGEEIMGMFNLKPGREIGILKEKVKEAILEGEILNDHEEARKFVIAEAEKLGLGI; encoded by the coding sequence ATGTTCATCAATCTTAGTCAAAATAAAAATCTAAAACTTTTCAAAATAATTTCTGAGGTGGCCTCAAGAAATAATCAATCAGTATACATTGTGGGCGGATATGTTCGGGATTTGCTGATGAAGAGAAAAGCGTCTACGGATATTGATTTTGTTACTGAACAGAGTGGGATTGAATTAGCACAAAGTGTAGCCCGGGAAATTGATCCTAAATTAAAAGTTTCCGTTTTTAAAACTTATGGAACGGCAATGATTAAATACAAAGATCTTGAGCTTGAATTTGTAGGAGCAAGAAAAGAGAGTTATACTGAAAACAGCAGAAAGCCTGAAGTAGAGGGAGGAACTTTGGAAGATGATCAGAAGAGGAGAGACTTTACGATTAATGCAATGGCTATTTCTTTGAATAAGGATAATTTTGGAGAACTTATTGACCCTTTTAACGGGGTTGAAGATCTGGAAAATAAAATACTGAGAACACCATTAGAGCCTGCTCAGACCTATTCTGATGATCCTTTGAGAATGATGAGAGCGGTTCGTTTTGCTTCTACCTTACAATTTACCATAGAAGAGAATTCATTATCTGCAATCAATCAGGAAGCTGAACGAATCAAAATTGTTTCCATGGAAAGAATTATGGTAGAGTTTAATAAGATAATGCTTTCGGAAAAGCCATCTATAGGATTAAGACTATTGGAACAAACAGGACTTTTACACTATATTATTCCTGAATTAATTGAGCTGAAAGGAGTAGAAGAGGTAGAAGGGCAGACTCATAAAGATAACTTTTACCATACTTTAGAAGTGGTCGATAATATTTCAATCCATACTGATAAGCTTTGGTTGCGTTGGGCTGCGTTGCTTCATGATATAGGAAAAGCACCAACCAAAAAATTTGTAGAAGGAACAGGATGGACATTCCACGGACATGAATTTTTAGGTTCAAAAATGGCCAAAACACTTTTTCAGAGACTAAAGTTGCCGTTAGGCCCCGATTTGAAATATGTACAAAAAATGGTAAAGCTTTCATCGCGTCCGATTGCATTAATTACGGATGATGCTTCAGATTCTGCGCTAAGAAGACTTTTGTTTGATGCTGGAGAAGATATGGAGGATCTGTTTACGCTTTGTAAAGCTGATATTACGACAAAAAACTCTAAAAAGCAGGAGAAATTCAAAAGGAATTTTGAATACGTTGCAGTAAAGATAAAAGAGGTTGAAGAGAAAGATCATGTCAGAAATTTCCAACCTCCTATCTCTGGGGAAGAAATCATGGGAATGTTTAATCTTAAACCAGGGCGGGAAATTGGAATTTTAAAAGAGAAAGTAAAAGAAGCTATCCTAGAAGGTGAAATTTTAAATGACCATGAAGAAGCCCGTAAGTTTGTCATTGCTGAAGCAGAGAAACTGGGGTTAGGAATCTGA